Below is a window of Prunus dulcis unplaced genomic scaffold, ALMONDv2, whole genome shotgun sequence DNA.
CTCATTGCAGTCAAAAGTCCAAGTTGTAATATGACCATGAGTTTTCCTCTACTTCACGACTCAGTGACTCACCAAGGCCCAAGAAAAGCTTTATCATGGTTAGTCTTTCTCTAATCAAATCTTTTATAAAAGTCTCCACATTTATCTCATCTATCTTATTAAGGGCCACCTTTTTTTCGCTACGTGCACCAATTTTCCTACATGAAATGGGTTAATGTAgactaatgttttttttttttttcctctttctcaGAACTCCTAAAATAGAATGTCATGCACTCAAACTTTGTTCCAAACGACATCAAAGATTGCAGCCCTTGCAAGGTCGGGCCAGATGACATGTGCTCGTAAGCTGTTCGACGAAATGACTCACAGAGACTCGGTCGCTTGGAATGCAATGCTTACTAGCTATACCCACCTTGGTTTTCACCAAGAAGCCCTCTCTCTTTTCCACCAAATGAGAATCTATGACACTGGACCTGATCACTTCACACTCACTGCGACTTTAAGCGCATGTGCTAGCGGATGCAATCTTCGGTGTGGAACCAAAGTTCATGCTTTGGTAACTGTTTTGGGTTACCAGTCTTACTTGCCGGTTAATAATTCGCTTATTGATATGTATGGGAAGTGTTTGGATCCCTCTAGTGCTAGGAGAGTGTTTGAAGAGATGAAACTAAGGAATGAAGTAACTTggtgttcttttttatttgcgCAAACAAACTCTAGTCAGTTTGATGTTGCGCGTCATGTGTTTTCTATGATGCCGAGAAGGGTGGAGATAGCTTGGAATATTATGATTGTGGGTTATGCACGGTATGGGGAAGTGGAGTCGTGTTTGGATTTGTTGAAAGGGATGAAAGAGAGTTTGTGTCAGCCGGATCAGTGGACTTTCAGTGCTCTGATGAATGCTTGCGCTGAAGCATTAGAATTTTGGCATGGTTGCATGGTGCATGCTCTTATCATTAAAAGTGGTTGGAGTTCTGCTGCGGAAGTAAAGAACTCAGTTTTAAGTTTCTATGCTGAACTAGGCTTCCATGGCAGTGCAGTAAAGATTTTTGAGTCCACTGGAATCCTAACACAAGTATCCTGGAATGCCATGATCGATGCCTACATGAAACAGGGGAATACCCACGAAGCGCTTCTTGTATTTCAGCGAGCCCCTGAAAAGAACATTGTCTCGTGGACATCTATAATCTCAGGATATGCAGGAAATGGACATGGGGATGAAGCTGCCAAATTCTTTGTGGATATGGTAAGAAGCGGTGTCCAACCAGATGATTTCACATTCGGAGCTGTCCTTTATGCATGTTCAAGCTTGGCAGTACTCGGACATGGTAAAATGGTCCATGGTATCATACTTCATTATGGCTTCCATGCTTATGTCTTTATTGGGAATGGCTTAGTTAACATGTATGCTAAATGTGGGGATTTACAAGGGTCAGTCCGTGCGTTCAGTGATATTTTACAGAAGGATCTGGTATCTTGGAATGCTATGTTGTTTGCATTTGGGTTGCATGGGCAAGCTATCCAAGCTCTACAGATTTTTAAAGAGATGGTAGAAAATGGAGTAAAACCAGATAATGTGACCTTCATTGGCCTGTTGATGACTTGCAGCCATAACGGGCTTATAGAGGAAAGTCGCGCGCTTTTTGAAACCATGGGGTCAGTCTATGGGATTTCTCCTGAAATGGAGCATGTGGCATGCATGGTGGATATGCTCAGCAGAAGCGGTTACTTAGCAGAAGCGAAAGAGCTGGTTGGTAAGTATTCAGAAGTGAGTAGTGCTGAGACCAGTTCTTGTGAAGCTCTACTTGGTGCTTGCTTTGCACAGGGGGACGTGGGATTTGGAAGAAAATTGGGCGAAAGTCTGAAGATACTAGAACCGCATAAAGAGACGAGCTATGTGTTGCTGTCTAATTTGTATTGTGCAAGCGGGCAATGGAAGGAAGCAGAAATGGTTAGGGAGATGATGGTTGATCAAGGGGTGAAGAAAATGCCTGGTTGTAGTTGGATAGAAGTGAGAAACAAGGTAACAGCTTTTGTAGCTGGGAAGCATTCTAATCCATGTATGAATGAGTTATGTAATATATTacatttcattaattttgaaatgAGGAATCCATGGCTTTGGTGACATTGATAATTGAAAGAATTTTACATATCTCAAAAGGTTCTTCATACTATTGAAGATGGATAAATTTTGAGACAGATGACGTCAAATTTGAATGGTTTAGGGATTTTAGTTTGTAGTATTAAATGGATGACATCCATACGTGGGATGAAAATGTCAAGTCAAAAAATActgtaaaattaattttgagcgGTTTTCATATAGGCCAAACCAAGGTGaaccaaaataattatgatTTGTTTCGGCTTTGTTTCAAATTAATGTAAAAACTGAACCAAGCCGCCCATAATAACGCATTCCAAtttcaattccaattcctGAACTTCCATGTGTTTActtatacataaataataaaaaaatcatataggTATCTGTAACCCAATACTCTCCAAACCAATAATTGATCCAATTCTAATTCCTTAATTCTCATATTCAAGAGTTCCTTAATTCATGACTTCTTCGTTCCTTGTAAATAAATATCCCCGTTTAAGTCAATTTGAATTAGAGTAGATAAAagatggattttattttaagttatTATTTATTGGACAGGAATTagttctcttttccttttctttttctacttttttttttttgtgagaaattctatgattgcattcataattctgCTAAAAAATCCACTAGCAACAaagggccaatacaaactagctacaaaagggccattacaacaacggagcggtctaatatcaaaattaagaaaatcaggtatgtTTCCACCAACGATcaggcaagatcgaagaaactctggcataggcatcccaactaagattgcaaacttagaataataaaaaagagataaagcttgaaaaaaccaagccataacaatacaaataaaactctcacaaggagagatgaaaagctctcacaaaggagagatgaaaagctctcacaaaggagagatgaaaagctctcacaaaggagagatgaaaaactctcacaaaaggagaggtgaaaactacacagagatcccaaagagtctctgcaacttattccaaacataaagaaattgcaaaaaagatggtggtggagatctgacgccgaaatgcaggtgaagatccgacgctGAGCCGCAGCCGCCACTAATAGTTGGataaaaatcataacaaaactaagacaaatagggaaaaccctttgtctttgaaaatgggggaagaggtgaaaggagtaagggaggaagagaagagaggagaggggggaagaacaatggcttcttcccccctcaaagtggaaaacactctaagagtgttttttgggagaagggggctatgattttttttatttaacttaTCATTTCTACAGACCTTGGTGGACCTTCCCTGACAGATACTGAAAAATATCTACATTTTTCAAAAGGTGAAAAACATACCTATACGTGTTAGAAGCGGGTTTTTTCTACTAGATGCACCTGCTAAAGTGTTAAACGCACCTCAGTTTACCCTAATTGGAAATTTTGTACAACTTATATGGTAATTAATTTCACACTCACCAAGTTTGTGGAAGTTTTAGCTACTTGGGGTAAGAATATCTGTCTCTGAAAAAGAAGTTGATAATCTAACTAAAGACTTGCATGCCAATTAttgaatcatatatatatatatatatatatacagtcctgatctcttggacccctgtagtccaagagatttatggtcactcaccgttggatgtaaattcaacggttcactcatttatgacttgaatcgggtaataatcatttatgtcatattgcatttatatatatcattttgaaccattggattaatatccaacggtgggtgaccacaatctcttggactcctgtggtccaagagatcgggactgtatatatatatatatatcaacgATTGGATGTACACGTACGAGGCTGTATCaaatccttttgttttttcttcttttgtgcACGTATACCTGCATTAATATTGCATCTACATGTATGTTTCTGTCTTTTttacaacaaccaaaaaaaaaaaaaaaaaagagttattCAAATCATTAATATGCTAAAAAATTAATCTAAGCAGCAGCCAGTTGATTTATTCATCCACTTGATATTAAAATATGTTCTGATTTTCAGGAAGAAGGAACTTTGTCTCCAACTAACTTGTTACTTAACAAATCCACTGATGCTTGTACTCTCTCCAGTGATGAGCTTCTGGGAGACAGGCAGGCCAAGATCAAAGGGTCCCAAGGAGTCAGTCTGTACAAAAGCAAGCAGTAAAATCAAAAAATGAGCCATTTGCCATTTTGCAAAGTtgtccaaaaaataataataatcacacttgaacaagaaattcaaatatacCCATTTGATGCCCGACAGCCCAAGGCTTCTTTCGTCGTTCACACGTGAACAAGCCATGAGATCTGTATCCGATTCTTGACAGGCACGGTCTTGAGGAAGCCCAGCCACACTGTTAACCTGCTGCAATAGACATCAAACTACAAGCTGTTTACTTGAACACCTTCAAAGCGCCTAAAAACAGCCTTATCATATGATCTTACACAAGAGAATATGAAAATCAAGCATTCTACTGATGTTATAGCCCTATTGTAATCAACTATAATTTAGAAAGGTCTGGCAAACAGGTTATTAATACATCAATAGATAAGATGTACACAGAAGAGACCCTGGAGATTTTGAAGTCTTAGCCACATATAAATGTAAACGATGCAAAACATCTCTTCCACCATGGAGAAATTTGATATTTCAACCATGATAGGAGCCAACTGATTTTAAAACATGAATCCAGATTTAAGCAACGTACCACTCAATTGAAATAAcataatgaaatgtatgaatAGAATTCAGCAAACCTTGGTTGCATTAGGGGACTTGAATGCTTTGGAAGCAGCATTCTGACTGAAACCTCCACAACTTCCACCAAATCCCAGAACATCCTTTCCCGACGAAGAGAACTTTTGAAAAGGAAATGCATGACAAGTTTCTTCAGCATCCAAAATAGATAAGCATGAGTCATGAGTGGATGGCCCTGGACCTCGAGGGCTATTTATTCGGGTGGCAACAAAACCTTGGTGTGAATCAGAAATTAGATGAGTTGGTGGCAAGCCTGCATTGCTCGCAGTTGATTGTGCATCAATTCGGTTGAGCTTTCCCTGTAAGGATGCTTCAGAGAGGAGGCCACCAATGCTTATAGATGGACAATCAGCCCACAACGCATACAATTTTGAATCACTCTTTAGTTCAGTGGGATGAAAGCCTTCATCTTTcccaatttgttttttatcaCTGTTATTGCACTTAGCCTGTAAAGATGCTTCAGAAAGTAGGCCTTCAATGCTTACACTGTCAACCAAAAGTGGCGACTGAGCATGGTTGCCATCCATCCTCTGACTATCACCCTAATTACAATAAGAGAGCAAATTTCAGAAGATCATtaaaattcatgaaagaaaaatgttgCAAAAATCTCTAAATAAAACTCACATTATTGTAGCAACTTAAGTGCAAAACAAATATTCCAAGTCCAAAATGCTCAACAGACCAAATTTTCCATGTCTGCTTTtagatttgaaagaaaaaggattgAATAATTATCAAAACTTGTATTCTAAATCCAACATTTAGTCATGTCTATATATTGGCTTCCCAGCTTAAATGCAAATTCACTTGAAATTCATTATCACCAGAAATgaatatttaagaaaaattcaaactcaCCTTAGTAATTTTTAAAAGCTCCAaaaatgtgtgtgtgtgtgtacatGTGAAAAAAGAACGATCAAACAAACAGAGAAATAAGCAACATTTTACCTTAAGATGAACAGCTCCAGTAGAAATCTTCTCAGTATCTGCATTTATTGTTTCACTTGCATTGATTGATCTGAAATCTTTTCTTGGTAACCCAGTGTGTTTCCCCACTTTATCATATGAATTCTCTGTGGCAGCCCTGGAATATCTCTGTGCTCCTTCAGATTGTAAGTCAACCTTGTCAATAGCTGATGTAGAAGGTTCAGCAGCGGTTTTAGGTTCAGTAGAGAACCAGCCATACCTCAAGAAACATATTAAGtcagataaataaattaaattgtatACTCCCTTCAAGTAAGAGAAATGAGTAAGCCTTATACCTTAAGCGAAAAACTTCAGGGCTTCCAATAGCTGCATAGATAGCTCCCGCGCTAATGTCACCATCATTCAGTGTCCATCTTATGTT
It encodes the following:
- the LOC117612980 gene encoding TSL-kinase interacting protein 1-like isoform X2 — encoded protein: MKASRQTNKRVIKVPIECRGGIGSSMREQKSTRRTTRHSHKATGKGGNFLVEKDECLSPYSAADGMCLELPDRGVQSSETTKRLPVIDFCQGQTLLPHSKIKLQLFPVNEVTRIGLEKDGHHPYLELILRARKKISSVLKHLNGKWGSSSVSLGEPALFPYKIQDSMSSNIRWTLNDGDISAGAIYAAIGSPEVFRLRYGWFSTEPKTAAEPSTSAIDKVDLQSEGAQRYSRAATENSYDKVGKHTGLPRKDFRSINASETINADTEKISTGAVHLKGDSQRMDGNHAQSPLLVDSVSIEGLLSEASLQAKCNNSDKKQIGKDEGFHPTELKSDSKLYALWADCPSISIGGLLSEASLQGKLNRIDAQSTASNAGLPPTHLISDSHQGFVATRINSPRGPGPSTHDSCLSILDAEETCHAFPFQKFSSSGKDVLGFGGSCGGFSQNAASKAFKSPNATKVNSVAGLPQDRACQESDTDLMACSRVNDERSLGLSGIKWTDSLGPFDLGLPVSQKLITGESTSISGFVK
- the LOC117612979 gene encoding pentatricopeptide repeat-containing protein At2g36980, mitochondrial-like — its product is MSCTQTLFQTTSKIAALARSGQMTCARKLFDEMTHRDSVAWNAMLTSYTHLGFHQEALSLFHQMRIYDTGPDHFTLTATLSACASGCNLRCGTKVHALVTVLGYQSYLPVNNSLIDMYGKCLDPSSARRVFEEMKLRNEVTWCSFLFAQTNSSQFDVARHVFSMMPRRVEIAWNIMIVGYARYGEVESCLDLLKGMKESLCQPDQWTFSALMNACAEALEFWHGCMVHALIIKSGWSSAAEVKNSVLSFYAELGFHGSAVKIFESTGILTQVSWNAMIDAYMKQGNTHEALLVFQRAPEKNIVSWTSIISGYAGNGHGDEAAKFFVDMVRSGVQPDDFTFGAVLYACSSLAVLGHGKMVHGIILHYGFHAYVFIGNGLVNMYAKCGDLQGSVRAFSDILQKDLVSWNAMLFAFGLHGQAIQALQIFKEMVENGVKPDNVTFIGLLMTCSHNGLIEESRALFETMGSVYGISPEMEHVACMVDMLSRSGYLAEAKELVGKYSEVSSAETSSCEALLGACFAQGDVGFGRKLGESLKILEPHKETSYVLLSNLYCASGQWKEAEMVREMMVDQGVKKMPGCSWIEVRNKVTAFVAGKHSNPCMNELCNILHFINFEMRNPWLW
- the LOC117612980 gene encoding TSL-kinase interacting protein 1-like isoform X1; protein product: MKASRQTNKRVIKVPIECRGGIGSSMREQKSTRRTTRHSHKATGKGGNFLVEKDECLSPYSAADGMCLELPDRGVQSSETTKRLPVIDFCQGQTLLPHSKIKLQLFPVNEVTRIGLEKDGHHPYLELILRARKKISSVLKHLNGKWGSSSVSLGEPALFPYKIQDSMSSNIRWTLNDGDISAGAIYAAIGSPEVFRLRYGWFSTEPKTAAEPSTSAIDKVDLQSEGAQRYSRAATENSYDKVGKHTGLPRKDFRSINASETINADTEKISTGAVHLKGDSQRMDGNHAQSPLLVDSVSIEGLLSEASLQAKCNNSDKKQIGKDEGFHPTELKSDSKLYALWADCPSISIGGLLSEASLQGKLNRIDAQSTASNAGLPPTHLISDSHQGFVATRINSPRGPGPSTHDSCLSILDAEETCHAFPFQKFSSSGKDVLGFGGSCGGFSQNAASKAFKSPNATKQVNSVAGLPQDRACQESDTDLMACSRVNDERSLGLSGIKWTDSLGPFDLGLPVSQKLITGESTSISGFVK